In Vanessa cardui chromosome 6, ilVanCard2.1, whole genome shotgun sequence, the following proteins share a genomic window:
- the LOC124530560 gene encoding protein odr-4 homolog — protein sequence MVRTVYSPEHCLQYLEQYATQENFVLGLILGQITDARENIIHLARTPDDKTADTVSEETYDSQKTETVRNLLGVSEAWVADHAKHVTRMLPGGMFVQGIFITSDEDVFEDPNHFSKIKAILNFIHKTLSSNQYMFGNYPHLNERLILHMSTSTKVLTCKSIEVGSSKTTSMKPVEWKFLPKMQQWQRLDCYYEFDDVYPVIVKKSGISVKQQFQQILEVAYKTIQSSVMFIDGELKDGSDALEQLIKKKRLKSSTKTTQDAPKSMHVSLFVPFENSLPETVEYLECDGNIHFSGVVSSSVFMYPKATVSEAIAAVKQDIIRSLASRFTMHCDALIDDNLLPEEKVCFNEPPRRVLVPVGSLYLCDYLFPGEAPAEALLSVKELLDLQITEGDVVCDVETPADTSEFDALDRDTSSEELLATPQEASQFMYITGICFAMFVLIVSIFIHYYDAIVQFMGKLLTRS from the exons ATGGTCAGGACTGTGTATTCTCCCGAGCATTGTCTTCAATATTTAGAGCAATATGCAACTCAAGAAAACTTTGTATTGGGATTAATATTAGGCCAG ATTACTGATGCACGTGAAAATATAATTCACTTAGCCCGTACACCCGACGACAAAACTGCTGATACAGTTTCAGAGGAAACTTACGATTCACAAAAAACTGAAACCGTACGAAATTTACTAGGAGTGTCAGAAGCATGGGTTGCGGATCATGCAAAACATGTAACACGAATGTTACCAGGAGGAATGTTTGTTCAAG gtaTTTTTATCACAAGTGATGAAGATGTCTTTGAAGATCCTAAccattttagtaaaattaaagcTATTCTCAATTTCATACATAAAACTTTAAGTAGCAACCAGTATATGTTTGGAAACTATCCTCATTTGAATGAGAGACTCATACTCCATATGTCTACTAGTACTAAAGTACTGACATGTAAAAGTATTGAGGTTGGGTCAAGCAAAACCACATCAATGAAGCCAGTTGAGTGGAAATTTTTGCCCAAGATGCAGCAATGGCAGAGACTAGACTGTTATTATGAGTTTGATGATGTTTATCCAGTCATAGTCAAGAAAAGTGGTATATCAGTAAAGCAACAATTCCAG CAAATATTAGAAGTTGCATACAAAACAATTCAGTCAAGTGTAATGTTTATTGATGGAGAGTTAAAAGATGGTTCTGATGCTTTGGAACaacttataaagaaaaaaaggcTGAAGAGTAGTACAAAGACTACACAGGACGCTCCAAAATCAATGCATGTTTCTTTATTTGTGCCTttt GAAAATAGCCTTCCAGAAACAGTGGAATACCTAGAATGTGATGGTAACATACATTTTAGTGGGGTTGTATCCTCCAGTGTGTTTATGTACCCGAAGGCAACAGTCAGTGAAGCTATTGCTGCAGTTAAACAAGATATCATCCGTTCTCTAGCTTCCCGCTTCACAATGCATTGTGATGCTTTGATTGATGATAACTTGTTGCCAGAAG AGAAAGTCTGttttaatgagccaccacggcGAGTATTGGTTCCTGTGGGTTCACTTTATCTTTGCGACTATCTCTTTCCTGGTGAAGCACCAGCTGAAGCCTTGTTGTCTGTTAAAGAGCTCCTCGACTTACAGATTACTGAGGGCGATGTAGTTTGTGATGTTGAAACTCCTGCCG atactTCAGAGTTTGACGCTTTGGATCGCGATACAAGCAGTGAAGAACTCCTGGCAACACCACAGGAAGCTAGTCAGTTTATGTACATCACCGGTATTTGCTTTgctatgtttgttttaatagtgtcgatttttatacattattatgacGCAATTGTACAATTCATGGGCAAACTTCTCACAAGGTCCTga